GGATATTGAAAAGCAAACCCCGATTCCACCATCTGATGGTTGGTGCTATAAGACAAGGGATACACACCCCCCAATCTCGGTGAGGAATCCATAGGAAATGATTTATCTTGCCAAGAGATAGCAAAATTCTCCGGCAAAAGAGGGAATTCACAAGAAGACATAGGTGGGTGATTCATCTGTTCATGAGGCGTGGTTTTATCCTGAAGAATGGGGCTGCAAGAATCCGAACCCAAATGGGTTGAATTTACATTCGTGGGTGTTACAAGGGATGGGTAATAAGATCCAAATTGGGAACTTGAATTCGGAACGGGGATTCCAAAGCGTGGAGGAAGCAAACGAGAGGATCCATCATATTGTACGGTCTCAGAGTTCTTGGGAGCAACAGACATTTGAGTAGCTTCTTGTGCCGTGGAACTAAGATAACACCTTGGATTATTATGCCGTTGACTCCGCGAGGCCCTTCTGGGAATGCAACCCAGATTAAGAGCAGCTGAAGAAGAAAAGGGgaacaaaaaaggaaagaaagatgaATTACAAACCTTCCTCCACTGCAAACTAGTCAGGTATGTAATACGGATGTCAGTGGGTGGGATTTGGACAGGCAGGGCAGGGCCCAACCAATACCCAGACAACCAGAACTTTGAAACTCGTAGGTTCATGACATGCTTTCAAATCCAAGCAAAAGAaagcccttttttttcttttgaatcaagaaagcccaaaaaaataattaaaaaaaaaaaataacggaACTCAGTCCAAACCTTGCCCGGTTGATTTGTTTCACAGCCATGGCAAAAGCAATTAAATATCTATTTTATTGGGAAAACTGTCTATAGTCCACGTTCAAACAATTGATAAGAACACAACAGTTTGAATACATTGGTCAACAAAAAACAAGACTAAACTAGCTTTAGCCTCAAAAAGGCATGGAATAAAGGCCAAAAAGTAAAGGTTAACCTTCAGATTCATGCAAACAAGTAAGGAGCCCCATTATTCTAACAAAAACCCAGTAATAAAAGTTGCAACCTCGATAATCATCTTAAACTGCAAGGGTACTTTCGTAAATAAGAAATAGGAGAGAAGAACAAGAAAGGGAGATTTTGTCTATTTCTTTTTTCTAGCAAGGTGCATGACTACAATTGGGAATACTGGGGTTAAAACAAAAGAATGGAATGGGTTTAAagcataaaaattcaaaatggttAAAAGTGACATCAATCTTTTATGAAAAGTGTTTGAATATATCTAAAAACAAAATGTCGAAAAAGCATTTATCAGAATCGGCCATTTTCTTTGAGCTATTTTCAAATTGTTGCAGTTAAGATCGTTTATGGAAACAAAGCAAGACATTCCCTTTTTCTCAAGATATTGTGATATGTAATAGCCACAATCACTAGATATAGTTATTTCATAGATACACTTAAAATAATAAAACATAAACATACTTGGATTAGTATGTGGATTTTTGTGCTCATTCAGGCCACAGCATTAATGCCCAGCCCAGCCCACATTTTCATGTACTTCCATAGTAGGCCTTGAAAACCCATTTAGGCACCCATGCATCCAAACAAGATTCACCACCCAAAACCCTCAAATCCAAGATCAAGCAACTCAATTATAAACCCATCTTTCCAACCTTTTTCTCTCCCACCAACATAAGCATCGAAAGATTCAAGAGAACATAAATGAAATGAGAGGACCGTAAATTTCAAGTTTTGGCAATCGCACTGGCGATAAAGAACAAAAGTAGGGAAGAGAAGGGTACCTTCAATACAAGGCTGCAAAAGCTCCCCGCTTTCGCTGCTCTCATCTCTCCGGATTATCGTATTAATGGCATCATTCGTCCGCTCCCAAAGCGTTTTAAGGTCCATATACTCTGCCTAAAGGATGAAAAACCAACCCAAACAATTGAGAAAAATGCAGAAGTCCCAAGTTGGGCTAGACCGCCATGTGTGATTTTCCAGCATTCCTTGACTGGCAATGACTCATCCAATACATGTAtatgtcaatccagaccgtccagattgcAGGAGGCAATGTCGATTGATTGTGATCCCAAGATCGCATTATCCTGATgttcctaaccatccaatagATGGGCATCAAATGAAATGATCAGTTAGAACGAAAATATTCTACTAAGTTCAATGGCTGATATCAGATGGTCTGGATAGACAGGCGTGTTCAACACATGAACAGGGGATGAATCCCtgccatttaagaaatggtgaaAGACCCAACTCTGAGTGACATGAGAAATGGAAGCAGAGAGATAGTAGTAATGGAAAGAGTAAAAGGACCTCAGAATTGGCTTTGGAATACATGATTTCTTCAGCCTTCAAGACGACAAGCGGGAGCTTCTCCTGCCATTCTTTGTTCTTCTTAGTGGCGGAGCTGTGAGTCTCATTCACGACCCtaatcaaacacatggaatgggTAGAAAGAACCGATTCAAATGAAGAGGGAAATATAcggaatgaagagagagagaaaaggggagaggagtgggtcccacccccacccacccacccacctgAAGATCTCTTGGATGAGAGAGCCTCTCATGGGCTGGTGCCTTTCGCTGTGCCATGCTCGCCTAACGCACTCGTATGGCCGTGGGCCTGGCCTTGgcatctcttctttctttctttctttctttctatttctactCCTACTCAATGTATAACTTCCAGCAACCcaacttttctttctttcacaCACAGACactgagattgagagagagaagaagaagaagaagaagaagaagaagaacagagagAAAACAACAGAGAATGATCTCAGCTTGCTCCCTTTCCACTCATTTCTTCTCCTTCTACCCCAGCTGGATTTGGGTTTTCATTTGGGAGACTGGATTTTGACtttatcgagagagagagagagagagagagagggacgaggGTTGTGGCCGAGCCTACAGGAGGGAGAGCTTCCTTTTCTCTTTACGCCTTTTTCATTGGAAAGAGTTACAGTGATAGTCCAACCACTTTTTTCCCAaacggtggtgactcatccccCTCGGCGCGTGTAACTCTGCGAGGACTCCAAAGATAACTTGTTAGACCAACGTTAGATTTCACGTATAAGATTCCAGGATCAATGTAATTTTCGACATGAGAGCCATCCAAATGAGGGCCATGATATGGACGGTAAGGATTGCTTTTTAACATTTACACCGCGGGCGT
This region of Magnolia sinica isolate HGM2019 chromosome 1, MsV1, whole genome shotgun sequence genomic DNA includes:
- the LOC131256612 gene encoding uncharacterized protein LOC131256612 isoform X2, which produces MYSKANSEAEYMDLKTLWERTNDAINTIIRRDESSESGELLQPCIEAALNLGCIPRRASRSQRHNNPRCYLSSTAQEATQMSVAPKNSETVQYDGSSRLLPPRFGIPVPNSSSQFGSYYPSLVTPTNVNSTHLGSDSCSPILQDKTTPHEQMNHPPMSSCEFPLLPENFAISWQDKSFPMDSSPRLGGVYPLSYSTNHQMVESGFAFQYPQGSNSDAIMVSMPHVQPIPEAETGFLQNLLSGNNALDASNRPASGSLNLESTSENPPDMGYDLSLRLGPLPTPCLSVENSPTHEDAGSSSRDRSRLCDPSLSRMKTGHFDCSSSSPTQRDQRFCFFPGESSRTPWSAAQVNGVSRGKI
- the LOC131256612 gene encoding uncharacterized protein LOC131256612 isoform X1; protein product: MPRPGPRPYECVRRAWHSERHQPMRGSLIQEIFRVVNETHSSATKKNKEWQEKLPLVVLKAEEIMYSKANSEAEYMDLKTLWERTNDAINTIIRRDESSESGELLQPCIEAALNLGCIPRRASRSQRHNNPRCYLSSTAQEATQMSVAPKNSETVQYDGSSRLLPPRFGIPVPNSSSQFGSYYPSLVTPTNVNSTHLGSDSCSPILQDKTTPHEQMNHPPMSSCEFPLLPENFAISWQDKSFPMDSSPRLGGVYPLSYSTNHQMVESGFAFQYPQGSNSDAIMVSMPHVQPIPEAETGFLQNLLSGNNALDASNRPASGSLNLESTSENPPDMGYDLSLRLGPLPTPCLSVENSPTHEDAGSSSRDRSRLCDPSLSRMKTGHFDCSSSSPTQRDQRFCFFPGESSRTPWSAAQVNGVSRGKI